The candidate division WOR-3 bacterium genomic interval GTTATGCCCAACCGAAGATTAAAAGTGAGGAGTACTCAGTCGTTAGAGCGTAATTTCGGACAGCGAGGCAGGACTTTATTTTTGAAGCTCGGGTAGAATTTTATTGGATTAACTGGAGAAAAGAGGGTGGCGCAACTAATGATTTTTAGGTTCAAAACAAAATCTTGAAGAACGAGAATTTTCAGATATAATCTATTGTGGTTAAATCCTTCAAAATTTTATTTGTCTGCCCTCGGATTCCCCACCCTCCAATCAAGGGTGATTCTCTCCGGGCTTTTTATCAGATCCGAGAACTTTCAAAGTATCATAAGTTGACTTTGCTAACCTTTTCGGAAGACCCGGTAGAAGAAGAAAGTTTTGAAGTATTGAAACAGATGTGTGAAAAGGTAATCATCATAAAACATAGAAAAATAGAGGCAATCAAGAATATTATCAAAAGCATTTTTAGCTGTTTACCGCTGCAATGTGCATATTACCAATCGGAGGATATGAGAACCAAAATAGCCGATGTTCTTTCCACAAACCATTTTGATATCATTCACATCCAGCTCATCCGAATGGCGCCTTATGTGTTCTCATTCAAATCGCAACTTGGTATTCCGGTCATTTTAGACTTTGTCGATGCTTTATCCCTGAATATGTATAAACGCTTGTTACGGGAAGACTACTGGTTAAAAATCTTCTTTTTTTACGAATGGTACAAGACTAAGAAATATGAAAACCGGCTAAAATACTGTTTTGCAAAGGCAATAATTACCTCGCCCTTTGACAGTAAAATTCTGTCCTTAAATGATGATTGGCTGGAGGTGATCCCCAATGGTGTGGATTTGGATCGTTTTCCTTATTATCCCCGGAAATTTCATGAGCCGCACACAATAATATTTTCCGGGAATATGAATTATTTTCCCAATGTCGATGCGGTGTTATTTTTTTATTATAATATTTATCCAAAAATAAAAAAGTTAATTCCCGAAGTTCGTTTCAAGATTGTAGGAGTTAATCCTGCACCGGCTATTCTTCGCTTGACTACCCATGACAAAGATGTATTAATCACTGGATATGTCAAAAATATTGCGGAGCACATCGGTAGTGCGGCGGTGGCTGTAGCCCCGATGCTTTCTGGCTCAGGTAT includes:
- a CDS encoding glycosyltransferase; translation: MVKSFKILFVCPRIPHPPIKGDSLRAFYQIRELSKYHKLTLLTFSEDPVEEESFEVLKQMCEKVIIIKHRKIEAIKNIIKSIFSCLPLQCAYYQSEDMRTKIADVLSTNHFDIIHIQLIRMAPYVFSFKSQLGIPVILDFVDALSLNMYKRLLREDYWLKIFFFYEWYKTKKYENRLKYCFAKAIITSPFDSKILSLNDDWLEVIPNGVDLDRFPYYPRKFHEPHTIIFSGNMNYFPNVDAVLFFYYNIYPKIKKLIPEVRFKIVGVNPAPAILRLTTHDKDVLITGYVKNIAEHIGSAAVAVAPMLSGSGIQNKILEAMAVGTPVVATKLATNAIKVTPNKDILLANTPEDFADCVVKLLRDESFWQKLSLNARNLVESEYTWQKVTSKLEAVYAKAVKL